GATGATGGAATTCTCCCCCAGGGGCACTACGGCCGGCGCGGGCAGCAGGGTTACCAGGTTGATGGGAATTTCGAGGCGCCGGGCCAGCTCCTCGGCATGGACGAGGGCGGCCTCGGCCACGGACGAGCCGTCCAGCGGCACCAGCACGCTTCGGAAGCGGCGCGGGGCCGTCCACAGTCGGCCCTGCCGGTGCGCCTTCACCACCAGGACAGGGATGTGACTGGCCGTGGCCACCCGGGCTGCCACGCTCCCCAGCGACACCCCCGGGACCAGGCCCCTGCCGCGGCCGGTCAGGGCTATGAGGGACGCTGCCAGGCGCTGGGCGCTCTCCAGAATAGCCGGGGCCGCCCTACCGGCGAGGACATGCGTGGACACGGCCAACCCACGTTG
The genomic region above belongs to Dehalococcoidia bacterium and contains:
- a CDS encoding universal stress protein — its product is QRGLAVSTHVLAGRAAPAILESAQRLAASLIALTGRGRGLVPGVSLGSVAARVATASHIPVLVVKAHRQGRLWTAPRRFRSVLVPLDGSSVAEAALVHAEELARRLEIPINLVTLLPAPAVVPLGENSIILWETESPAQRRLEKLASDYLEAQARRLQAKGLQVQWRVALGPAGSGVLHFAERERPCLVVITSRGRSGPARWLGGVAEEVLRRCPMPVLMVPAAGADSRSGSMGMSTGEGGSVG